In one window of Thalassococcus arenae DNA:
- the radA gene encoding DNA repair protein RadA gives MAKASATFLCQSCGAATTKWSGRCESCGQWNTIVEEAPLAAGPSGKTLGKSRGRAVALLDLDSPEAPPPRTRSNLDELDRVLGGGLVPSSAVLVAGDPGIGKSTLLLQAAAAFARSGLKVVYISGEEASAQIRLRAQRLGLADARVSLATETNLRDILTTLDAERPDLAIIDSIQTMWADNVDSAPGSVSQVRAAAHELTTFAKRRGSAVFMVGHVTKDGQIAGPRVVEHMVDTVLYFEGERGHQFRILRSVKNRFGPADEIGVFEMTGAGLSEVTNPSALFLSERGTPAPGSAVFAGIEGTRPVLVEFQALVAPSPHSQPRRSVVGWDGGRLAMILAVLEARCGIPFAGLDVYLNVAGGMRVGEPAADLAVAAALLSAREDAALPAETVVFGEISLSGALRPVSQTENRLKEAQKLGFSTAILPAGGKTAGFGGMALTEKDSLTAFVGDIFGAG, from the coding sequence ATGGCCAAGGCAAGCGCGACCTTTCTCTGCCAATCCTGCGGCGCGGCGACGACGAAATGGTCGGGCCGCTGCGAATCCTGCGGACAGTGGAACACCATCGTCGAAGAAGCGCCGCTGGCAGCCGGACCGTCGGGCAAGACCCTGGGCAAAAGCCGCGGACGTGCTGTTGCGCTGCTCGATCTCGACAGCCCCGAAGCCCCGCCGCCGCGCACCCGATCGAATCTGGACGAACTCGACCGCGTGCTTGGTGGCGGGCTGGTGCCTTCCTCGGCGGTGCTGGTGGCCGGCGATCCCGGTATCGGCAAGTCGACGCTGCTGTTGCAGGCCGCCGCCGCCTTTGCCCGGTCCGGCCTCAAGGTGGTTTATATCAGCGGCGAAGAGGCCAGCGCCCAGATCCGGCTGCGCGCGCAACGGCTGGGATTGGCGGACGCGCGGGTGTCGCTGGCGACGGAAACCAACCTGCGCGACATCCTGACCACGCTGGATGCCGAACGACCCGATCTGGCGATCATCGATTCGATCCAGACGATGTGGGCCGACAACGTCGACAGTGCACCGGGCTCGGTCAGCCAGGTGCGCGCCGCCGCACACGAATTGACCACTTTTGCCAAGCGCAGGGGCAGCGCGGTCTTCATGGTCGGCCATGTCACCAAGGACGGCCAGATCGCCGGCCCGCGCGTGGTCGAGCACATGGTCGATACGGTGCTGTATTTCGAGGGCGAACGCGGCCACCAGTTCCGCATCCTGCGCAGCGTCAAGAACCGCTTTGGCCCGGCGGACGAAATCGGCGTTTTCGAGATGACCGGCGCGGGCCTGTCCGAGGTCACCAACCCGTCGGCGCTGTTTCTGTCCGAACGCGGCACGCCCGCGCCGGGCAGCGCGGTCTTCGCCGGGATCGAGGGCACGCGGCCCGTTCTGGTCGAGTTCCAGGCGCTGGTGGCCCCTTCACCCCATTCCCAGCCCCGCCGGTCGGTCGTTGGCTGGGATGGCGGCCGCCTGGCGATGATCCTGGCGGTGCTGGAGGCGCGCTGCGGCATCCCCTTTGCCGGGCTTGACGTCTATCTGAACGTCGCCGGCGGCATGCGCGTGGGCGAACCGGCCGCCGATCTGGCTGTGGCCGCTGCGCTACTTTCCGCCCGCGAGGACGCAGCCCTGCCCGCGGAAACTGTCGTTTTCGGCGAGATTAGCCTATCAGGGGCCCTGCGCCCGGTCAGCCAGACGGAAAACCGGTTGAAAGAGGCGCAAAAACTTGGTTTCTCCACGGCCATCCTGCCGGCAGGCGGGAAAACCGCGGGGTTCGGCGGCATGGCATTGACCGAAAAGGACAGCCTGACCGCTTTCGTGGGTGACATATTCGGCGCCGGCTGA
- a CDS encoding replicative DNA helicase encodes MNEITAFNPTGVEVQAPETMPHSIEAEQQLLGAILNDNNDYDRVSAVIGPQHFYDPVHARIFEIASARIAKNNLASPVTLKAFMEDDEGLKELGGPAYLARLSAAAISSFAVRDYAQMIYDLAIRRDLIRLGQDISAKAAKVDVASEPREQIVEAEQALYALAEQGQTESGFQSFLRAVTDAVNVANAAYQREGGLAGISTGLVDMDKKLGGLHKSDLLILAGRPSMGKTSLATNIAFNIAKAYKKGTRPDGSEGAIEGGVVGFYSLEMSAEQLAARILSEAAEVPSEQIRRGDMTETEFRRFVDAAKSLEACPLYIDDTPALPISQLAARARRLKRTHGLDVLIVDYLQLVRPATAKDSRVNEVSEITQGLKAIAKELDIPVIALSQLSRQVESREDKRPQLSDLRESGSIEQDADVVMFVFREEYYKEREKPGDHDLEKMAVWQDEMERLHGKAEVIIGKQRHGPIGTVELSFEGRFTRFGNLAKPWQQDDGQSF; translated from the coding sequence ATGAACGAGATCACCGCCTTCAATCCCACGGGGGTCGAGGTACAGGCACCAGAAACGATGCCGCATTCGATCGAAGCCGAGCAGCAATTGCTGGGCGCGATCCTGAACGACAACAACGATTACGATCGGGTATCGGCGGTCATCGGGCCGCAGCATTTCTACGATCCCGTTCATGCGCGCATCTTCGAAATCGCCTCGGCGCGGATCGCCAAGAACAACCTGGCCTCGCCGGTGACGCTCAAGGCCTTCATGGAAGACGACGAGGGGCTGAAGGAACTGGGCGGGCCGGCCTACCTGGCCCGCCTCTCTGCCGCGGCGATCAGTTCCTTCGCGGTGCGCGACTACGCGCAGATGATCTATGACCTGGCAATTCGGCGTGACCTGATCCGGCTGGGGCAGGATATTTCGGCCAAGGCGGCCAAGGTCGATGTCGCGTCGGAACCGCGCGAACAGATCGTCGAGGCCGAACAGGCGCTTTACGCCCTGGCCGAACAGGGACAGACCGAAAGCGGCTTCCAGTCCTTCCTTCGGGCCGTCACCGATGCCGTGAACGTCGCCAACGCCGCCTATCAGCGCGAAGGCGGGTTGGCGGGTATTTCCACCGGCCTGGTCGATATGGACAAGAAGCTGGGCGGCCTGCACAAGTCCGACCTGCTGATCCTTGCCGGGCGACCGTCGATGGGCAAGACATCGCTGGCCACCAACATCGCCTTCAACATCGCCAAGGCCTACAAGAAAGGCACGCGGCCCGACGGCAGCGAAGGCGCCATCGAAGGCGGCGTCGTGGGCTTCTATTCGCTGGAAATGAGTGCCGAGCAGCTCGCCGCGCGGATTCTGTCCGAAGCCGCAGAGGTTCCCTCGGAACAGATCCGACGCGGCGACATGACCGAGACCGAATTCCGCCGCTTCGTGGACGCGGCCAAGTCGTTGGAGGCCTGCCCGCTCTACATCGACGACACCCCCGCCCTGCCGATCAGCCAATTGGCGGCACGGGCGCGGCGGCTCAAGCGCACACATGGGCTGGACGTTCTGATCGTCGACTACCTGCAGCTGGTCCGCCCGGCAACGGCCAAGGACAGCCGCGTCAACGAGGTCAGCGAAATCACCCAGGGTCTCAAGGCCATCGCCAAGGAATTGGACATCCCGGTGATCGCACTCTCGCAGCTGAGCCGTCAGGTGGAAAGCCGCGAGGACAAGCGCCCACAACTGTCTGACCTGCGGGAATCGGGCTCGATCGAACAGGACGCGGACGTGGTGATGTTCGTGTTCCGCGAAGAATACTACAAGGAACGCGAGAAACCCGGCGACCACGACCTGGAAAAAATGGCCGTCTGGCAGGATGAGATGGAACGCCTGCACGGCAAGGCCGAAGTCATCATCGGCAAGCAACGGCACGGACCCATCGGCACCGTGGAACTGAGCTTCGAAGGCCGCTTTACCCGCTTCGGCAACTTGGCCAAGCCCTGGCAGCAAGACGACGGCCAGTCGTTCTGA
- a CDS encoding ABC transporter ATP-binding protein, which yields MIQLAGVKKAFGSNVVLRDVHLNVAKGTSVVIIGGSGTGKSILLKCILGLVQPDAGTIRVDGVDVGTGDRDAFLARFGMLFQGSALFDSLPVWQNVAFRLLRGSLKRPRDEARAIAIDKLRRVGLKQDVADRFPAELSGGMQKRVGLARAIAADPEIIFFDEPTTGLDPIMAGVINDLIREIVTELGVTAITITHDMTSVRAIADNVAMLHDGVIQWTGPIGDLETSSDPYVDQFIHGRATGPIEAVR from the coding sequence ATGATCCAACTGGCCGGTGTCAAGAAAGCGTTTGGAAGCAACGTGGTGCTGCGTGATGTTCACCTGAATGTCGCCAAGGGCACCTCGGTCGTCATCATCGGCGGATCGGGCACCGGCAAGTCGATCCTTCTGAAATGCATCCTGGGTCTGGTGCAACCCGATGCCGGCACGATCCGGGTCGACGGCGTGGATGTCGGCACCGGCGATCGCGATGCCTTTCTTGCCCGCTTCGGGATGCTGTTCCAGGGATCGGCCCTGTTCGACAGCCTGCCGGTCTGGCAGAACGTGGCCTTTCGCCTGCTGCGCGGCAGCCTCAAACGACCGCGCGACGAAGCCCGTGCCATCGCCATCGACAAGCTGCGCCGCGTCGGACTGAAACAGGACGTGGCCGACCGTTTCCCGGCGGAACTGTCCGGCGGCATGCAGAAACGCGTGGGCCTGGCGCGCGCCATCGCCGCCGACCCCGAGATCATCTTTTTCGATGAACCGACCACCGGGCTGGACCCGATCATGGCCGGGGTCATCAACGACCTGATCCGTGAGATCGTGACGGAACTGGGCGTCACCGCGATCACGATCACCCACGACATGACCAGCGTGCGGGCGATCGCTGACAACGTGGCGATGCTGCATGACGGCGTTATACAGTGGACCGGTCCGATCGGCGATCTGGAAACCAGTTCAGACCCTTATGTCGATCAGTTCATTCATGGCCGAGCCACCGGCCCGATCGAGGCGGTGCGGTGA
- a CDS encoding adenosylcobinamide-GDP ribazoletransferase produces the protein MRALLRTEWHLFLLAVQFLTRLPVPRNLPFSDDLLIRATRFYPLVGCLVGSIGAVVLWVASLWFPPLVAVLLSLAATLLATGAFHEDGLADAVDGLGGGMTADRALEIMRDSRIGTYGAVALGLTLALKVALLAAMPVSVAGFVLIAGHGLGRMATVHVIATTRYARDQGAKFVAPSVTPDGYRIALANAFVILIASVLVIGTGEAFAGMALCILLAQAFRLVFVRKLGGYTGDCLGGTQQMGELGFYLGVVAWL, from the coding sequence ATGCGTGCGCTGCTGAGGACGGAATGGCACCTGTTCCTGCTGGCCGTGCAGTTCCTGACCCGGCTGCCGGTGCCGCGAAACCTGCCGTTTTCCGATGATCTGCTGATCCGTGCCACGCGATTTTACCCGCTTGTCGGGTGCCTTGTCGGATCGATCGGAGCGGTTGTTCTTTGGGTTGCGTCGCTGTGGTTTCCGCCGCTGGTCGCCGTTCTGCTGTCTCTGGCCGCGACCCTTCTGGCTACCGGCGCTTTTCACGAGGACGGGCTGGCGGACGCGGTCGACGGGCTGGGCGGCGGGATGACCGCGGATCGCGCGCTGGAAATCATGCGCGACTCGCGCATCGGCACCTACGGTGCGGTGGCGCTCGGGCTGACGCTGGCGCTCAAGGTGGCGCTGCTTGCCGCTATGCCTGTCTCGGTGGCCGGCTTCGTGCTGATCGCCGGGCATGGGTTGGGGCGAATGGCGACCGTTCATGTCATCGCCACGACGCGTTACGCCCGCGACCAGGGGGCGAAATTCGTGGCGCCTTCGGTCACGCCGGACGGCTATCGGATCGCGCTTGCCAATGCCTTTGTCATCCTGATCGCAAGCGTTCTTGTGATCGGCACCGGCGAGGCGTTCGCCGGCATGGCCCTGTGCATTCTGCTGGCGCAGGCCTTCCGCCTTGTCTTTGTCCGCAAGCTGGGCGGATATACCGGCGATTGCCTGGGCGGCACACAGCAGATGGGCGAGCTGGGCTTTTATCTCGGGGTCGTCGCGTGGCTGTGA
- a CDS encoding histidine phosphatase family protein codes for MAVTLLRHTRPAVADGVCYGRTDLDLADSFDTEVAAVMDVLPPFSCLVSSPLTRCRRLAARLSVRTKHEVSLARDWQEMDFGMWEGVAWEAIPRPEIDAWAMDFLGYDGHGGESVAALRARVERGLSDLPDGALVVTHAGCIKAALDVAGRPGAWDHKTPFGGFVTL; via the coding sequence GTGGCTGTGACATTGCTGCGGCACACCCGTCCGGCGGTGGCCGATGGCGTGTGTTACGGGCGAACCGATCTCGACCTGGCCGACAGCTTTGACACCGAAGTGGCGGCGGTGATGGACGTGCTGCCGCCTTTTTCGTGCCTGGTCAGTTCTCCGCTGACCCGGTGCCGCCGGCTCGCGGCGCGGCTTTCGGTGCGCACGAAACATGAGGTATCGCTTGCAAGAGATTGGCAAGAAATGGATTTCGGCATGTGGGAAGGCGTTGCCTGGGAGGCTATCCCGCGGCCCGAGATAGATGCCTGGGCGATGGATTTCCTGGGCTATGACGGCCATGGCGGCGAAAGCGTCGCGGCGCTGCGCGCTCGGGTCGAACGCGGGCTGAGCGATCTGCCGGATGGGGCGCTGGTCGTCACCCATGCAGGGTGCATCAAGGCGGCGCTGGACGTCGCGGGACGCCCGGGCGCATGGGATCACAAAACTCCGTTCGGCGGCTTCGTGACGCTCTGA
- a CDS encoding CvpA family protein produces the protein MEGFTIVDGVVAVIIVLSAVLAYSRGLVREAMAIAGWIVAAILAFMFADQVQPLVKEIPVIGEFLSDSCELSVIAAFAAVFTVALVVVSLFTPLFSSLVQRSALGGLDQALGFLFGVVRGVLLVAIAFFVYETVITAQDIPMIDDSRSAAVFSRFTGRIEEQNPEQALGWITAQYEQLVGICEAPAANDA, from the coding sequence ATGGAAGGCTTTACCATTGTCGACGGTGTGGTCGCCGTCATCATCGTTTTGTCCGCCGTTCTGGCCTATTCCCGGGGTCTCGTGCGCGAGGCGATGGCGATCGCGGGCTGGATCGTCGCGGCGATCCTGGCCTTCATGTTCGCCGACCAGGTGCAGCCACTGGTCAAGGAAATTCCTGTCATCGGCGAATTCCTGTCCGACAGTTGCGAGTTGTCGGTGATCGCAGCCTTCGCCGCGGTATTCACGGTAGCGCTGGTTGTGGTGTCGCTGTTCACGCCGCTTTTCTCGTCGCTGGTACAGCGCTCGGCCCTGGGCGGGCTGGACCAGGCGCTTGGCTTCCTCTTTGGCGTGGTGCGGGGCGTGTTGTTGGTGGCCATCGCCTTTTTCGTCTACGAGACGGTGATCACGGCACAGGACATCCCGATGATCGATGACAGCCGCTCGGCCGCCGTCTTTTCGCGCTTCACCGGCCGGATCGAGGAACAGAACCCCGAACAGGCGCTTGGCTGGATCACCGCGCAATATGAACAGCTGGTCGGTATCTGCGAAGCACCCGCCGCGAACGACGCCTGA
- the alr gene encoding alanine racemase, giving the protein MATATLTIDLAALRSNWRALNEMTGCETAAVVKANAYGLGAAPVAKALAQEGVRRFFVAVASEGAALRDALGPGPEICVFSGHMEGDTALIRDNALVPMLNSIDQMLRHVEALPGTRFGIQLDSGMNRLGMEPAEWSALRDLALAQKPVLVMSHLACADEPDHPMNAHQLRMFREMTDGIEAPRSLAATGGILLGRDYHFDVTRPGIGLYGGLPFVDALPVAALDLPVVQVRPVAVGESVGYGNSWVARVPGRIATVSAGYADGILRAIGPKASLWAGETRCKVVGRVSMDLITVDVTALKDVPDTLELLGRHQSVDTLADWAGTIGYEILTSLGGRYDRRYSGA; this is encoded by the coding sequence ATGGCCACGGCGACACTGACAATCGATCTTGCGGCGCTGCGCAGCAACTGGCGCGCGCTGAACGAAATGACCGGCTGCGAAACCGCGGCGGTGGTCAAGGCCAACGCCTATGGGCTGGGCGCGGCCCCGGTGGCCAAGGCGCTGGCACAGGAAGGCGTGCGGCGTTTCTTCGTCGCCGTCGCATCCGAGGGCGCGGCGTTGCGTGACGCGCTTGGACCGGGGCCCGAGATCTGCGTCTTTTCGGGGCACATGGAGGGCGACACGGCCCTGATCCGCGACAACGCGCTGGTGCCGATGCTGAACTCCATCGACCAGATGTTGCGCCATGTCGAGGCGCTTCCGGGGACACGCTTTGGCATCCAGCTGGACAGCGGCATGAACCGGCTGGGGATGGAGCCGGCCGAATGGTCCGCGTTGCGCGACCTGGCACTGGCTCAGAAACCGGTGCTGGTGATGAGCCACCTGGCCTGCGCCGACGAACCCGACCATCCGATGAACGCGCACCAGCTGCGCATGTTCCGCGAGATGACCGACGGAATCGAAGCCCCCCGGTCGCTGGCGGCCACCGGCGGCATCCTGCTGGGGCGCGACTACCACTTCGACGTGACCCGCCCGGGCATCGGCCTGTATGGCGGTCTGCCTTTCGTCGACGCCTTGCCCGTGGCGGCGCTGGATTTGCCGGTGGTGCAGGTACGGCCCGTCGCCGTCGGGGAATCGGTTGGCTACGGCAACTCGTGGGTTGCCCGTGTCCCGGGGCGGATCGCCACCGTCTCGGCCGGCTATGCCGATGGGATCCTGCGCGCCATCGGTCCCAAGGCCAGCCTTTGGGCTGGTGAGACCCGTTGCAAGGTGGTGGGCCGGGTGTCGATGGACCTGATCACCGTCGACGTGACGGCGCTCAAGGACGTGCCGGACACCCTGGAACTGCTGGGACGGCATCAAAGCGTCGACACGCTGGCCGATTGGGCCGGCACCATCGGTTACGAGATCCTGACCTCGCTGGGCGGACGCTACGATCGCCGCTATTCCGGCGCATGA
- a CDS encoding vWA domain-containing protein, which yields MFSGKSTRLARTALCATLAASLGFGQAARAASDCTVDAMLVFDGSGSMAGMSIGRIGESRITRARQAVRAAAPDIAAFRRVGMMIYGPGSGDRCTNVTLNFPPRIDAAPQILSTIDTLAPRGETPLTSAVQQAAEILEYRRKPGVVVLVTDGRENCGGSPCALASALKSDAVDLTVHVIGFETRPPERAPSTTGAPVRKRSAPALSGESADCMAEITGGSYVVAESVSALTEALSATLGCPVYGAVPRARHAG from the coding sequence ATGTTCTCGGGAAAATCCACGCGCCTGGCCCGCACCGCGTTGTGTGCGACGCTGGCCGCGTCCCTGGGATTCGGACAGGCCGCTCGGGCGGCGTCCGATTGCACGGTCGACGCGATGCTTGTCTTCGACGGGTCGGGGTCGATGGCGGGCATGTCGATCGGTCGGATCGGCGAGAGCCGCATCACCCGTGCCCGGCAGGCAGTGCGCGCCGCGGCACCCGATATCGCCGCGTTTCGCCGCGTCGGCATGATGATCTATGGCCCCGGCAGCGGCGACCGCTGCACCAACGTGACACTGAACTTCCCGCCCCGCATCGATGCCGCGCCGCAAATCCTGTCGACCATAGATACGCTGGCGCCGCGCGGCGAGACGCCCCTCACCAGTGCCGTGCAGCAAGCGGCCGAAATCCTCGAATACCGCCGCAAGCCCGGCGTTGTCGTTCTCGTCACCGATGGGCGCGAGAATTGCGGCGGGTCGCCTTGTGCGCTGGCCAGTGCCCTGAAATCCGACGCCGTCGACCTGACCGTGCATGTGATCGGGTTCGAGACGCGCCCGCCCGAGCGCGCGCCCTCGACCACCGGCGCGCCGGTGCGCAAGCGGTCAGCTCCGGCCCTTTCGGGCGAAAGCGCCGATTGCATGGCCGAGATCACCGGTGGCAGCTACGTCGTCGCCGAAAGCGTCAGTGCGCTGACCGAGGCACTGAGCGCCACGCTGGGCTGCCCGGTCTATGGTGCTGTTCCACGGGCCCGCCACGCGGGCTGA
- a CDS encoding MlaE family ABC transporter permease gives MTALAPLGTLGRAFLAFVAAVGRVSLFGLSALSHSLRPPFYGRELALALLNVGWLSLPVVGLTAIFTGGALALQIYAGGARFNAEAVVPQIVAIGMVRELGPVLVGLMIAARVTSSIAAEIATMKVTEQIDALVTLSTNPMKYLVAPRVLAGLIVVPMLVGVGDVIGIFGGYAVATGTLGFNAAAYVKNTVDFLEPLDIVSSLVKGCVFGGLATLMGCYFGMNSGRGAQGVGRATKGSVEAAAVLILAANFLLTGAFFSL, from the coding sequence ATGACCGCGCTGGCGCCTTTGGGCACGCTGGGTCGCGCCTTTCTTGCCTTCGTGGCGGCGGTCGGCCGGGTCAGCCTGTTCGGCCTGTCGGCGCTCAGCCACAGCCTGCGCCCGCCCTTCTATGGCCGGGAACTGGCGCTTGCGCTTTTGAACGTGGGCTGGCTGTCGCTGCCCGTCGTCGGATTGACGGCGATCTTCACCGGCGGCGCGCTGGCCTTGCAGATCTACGCCGGCGGCGCGCGTTTCAACGCCGAGGCGGTGGTGCCGCAGATCGTCGCCATCGGCATGGTACGCGAATTGGGGCCTGTGCTGGTGGGGCTGATGATCGCGGCACGCGTGACGTCTTCGATCGCGGCCGAAATCGCCACGATGAAAGTGACCGAACAGATCGACGCGCTGGTCACCTTGTCCACCAACCCGATGAAATACCTGGTGGCGCCGCGGGTGCTGGCCGGATTGATCGTGGTGCCGATGCTGGTGGGCGTGGGCGACGTGATCGGTATTTTCGGCGGCTACGCGGTGGCCACCGGAACGCTGGGGTTCAACGCCGCGGCGTATGTCAAGAACACCGTCGATTTCCTCGAGCCGCTCGACATCGTGTCGTCGTTGGTCAAGGGCTGCGTCTTTGGCGGCCTTGCGACGCTGATGGGCTGCTATTTCGGCATGAATTCAGGACGTGGCGCGCAAGGGGTCGGGCGCGCGACCAAGGGCTCGGTCGAAGCGGCCGCAGTGCTGATCCTTGCCGCGAACTTCCTGCTGACGGGGGCGTTCTTTTCGCTATGA
- a CDS encoding orotate phosphoribosyltransferase, with protein sequence MIPSSYPDKAEMARLTARMLWEIEAVHFMEDAPFKLASGLPSPVYIDCRKLISYPRIRSTLMDFLTVTVLRDVGFEAFDNIAGGETAGIPFAALVAERMALPMTYVRKKPKGYGRNARIEGVMSEGQRVLLVEDLTTDGGSKLSFVDAIRETGATCAHTAVIFYYGIFTETEKTLGDHGVSLHHLCTWWDVLAAAREAGTVAAATLAQVEAFLNDPRAWQEENAF encoded by the coding sequence ATGATCCCTTCCTCATATCCCGACAAGGCCGAGATGGCGCGCCTGACCGCGCGCATGCTTTGGGAAATCGAAGCGGTGCATTTCATGGAGGATGCGCCATTCAAACTGGCCTCAGGCCTGCCGTCGCCGGTCTATATCGATTGCCGCAAGCTGATCTCGTACCCGCGCATCCGGTCGACGCTGATGGATTTTCTGACCGTCACCGTGCTGCGCGATGTCGGATTCGAGGCCTTCGACAACATCGCCGGCGGCGAAACCGCGGGCATTCCGTTCGCCGCGCTGGTGGCTGAACGGATGGCTCTGCCGATGACCTATGTGCGCAAGAAACCCAAGGGATACGGCCGCAATGCCCGGATCGAAGGGGTCATGAGCGAAGGTCAACGGGTTCTGCTGGTCGAAGACCTGACCACCGATGGCGGCTCCAAGCTGAGCTTCGTCGACGCGATCCGCGAAACCGGCGCGACCTGCGCACATACCGCGGTGATCTTCTATTACGGGATCTTCACCGAGACCGAGAAGACGTTGGGCGACCATGGCGTCAGCCTGCACCACCTTTGCACCTGGTGGGATGTCCTGGCAGCCGCAAGAGAGGCCGGCACCGTCGCCGCCGCCACTTTGGCGCAGGTCGAGGCGTTTCTGAACGACCCCCGCGCCTGGCAGGAAGAAAACGCGTTCTGA
- the cobT gene encoding nicotinate-nucleotide--dimethylbenzimidazole phosphoribosyltransferase, with translation MDNQTQTDFEAALQRKIDLKTKPQGALGRIETLAVQVARLQRTLTPRMGRAQLAIFAGDHGIAADGVSAYPAEVTRQMVLNFAGGGAAANVFAAVNGLDLRVVNAGVKGGPFDMAGIYDAPIGPGTASFLRGPAMTSDQCRDALETGRRIGAEGAYDAMACGEMGIGNTSSASVLTHLLTGVELDVVVGRGTGLDDDGLARKRSVLGRAVARVTGPLAPLQALTEFGGFEIAMMTGAMLGAAQARRVVLVDGFIATAAALLAARIEPGSRGAMVFCHRSAEPGHAALLAALQADPLLALDMRLGEGTGAALAWPLVRAAVAMLNDMASFEDAGVSGPA, from the coding sequence ATGGACAACCAGACCCAGACCGATTTCGAAGCCGCGCTGCAGCGCAAGATCGACCTCAAGACCAAGCCGCAGGGCGCGCTTGGCCGGATCGAGACACTGGCCGTGCAGGTGGCGCGGCTGCAACGGACGCTGACGCCAAGGATGGGTCGTGCCCAACTGGCGATCTTCGCCGGGGACCACGGCATCGCCGCCGATGGCGTGTCGGCATACCCGGCCGAAGTGACACGGCAGATGGTTCTGAATTTCGCCGGTGGTGGCGCCGCGGCGAACGTATTCGCCGCCGTGAACGGGCTCGATCTGCGGGTGGTGAATGCCGGCGTGAAGGGCGGTCCGTTCGACATGGCCGGCATATACGACGCACCGATCGGACCGGGCACGGCATCGTTCCTGCGTGGCCCGGCGATGACATCCGACCAATGCCGCGACGCGCTGGAAACCGGTCGGCGGATCGGGGCCGAGGGCGCATATGACGCGATGGCCTGCGGCGAGATGGGCATCGGCAATACCTCGTCGGCCTCGGTGCTGACGCATCTGCTGACCGGCGTCGAACTGGATGTGGTCGTGGGGCGTGGAACCGGGCTGGACGATGACGGCCTGGCTCGCAAACGGTCCGTTCTTGGCCGCGCGGTGGCGCGGGTGACGGGTCCGCTGGCGCCGCTGCAGGCGCTGACCGAGTTCGGCGGGTTCGAGATCGCCATGATGACCGGCGCCATGCTGGGCGCGGCGCAGGCGCGTCGCGTCGTTCTGGTGGACGGTTTCATCGCAACCGCGGCCGCGTTGCTGGCCGCCCGGATCGAACCCGGGTCGCGTGGCGCGATGGTGTTCTGCCACCGCTCGGCCGAACCGGGCCATGCGGCGCTGCTGGCGGCGCTGCAGGCCGACCCGCTGCTGGCGCTCGACATGCGCTTGGGCGAGGGGACCGGCGCCGCGCTGGCCTGGCCGCTGGTGCGCGCGGCGGTGGCGATGCTGAACGACATGGCCTCGTTCGAGGATGCCGGCGTGTCCGGGCCGGCCTGA
- a CDS encoding DNA repair protein has product MERLAFALMLSLGLGLSAYSLACALGYAPWLTLSVAFGPYAIDDAGMYLQLLVSGFALSLCFFLPANARMMRLETSHRNFHMGMRDVARAYAAAHKADREGVFTLSSEFDSVRERMAFLRDHPDLSDLEPSVLELAAQMSHVSRELAHVYSDRNVARARDFLLQRQQELDVFNSKIDDAKAVANDMRHWLNRLDTDEAVARAQLERVSAQMTELMAAIDARKDGADKGFTARDDQPAEDRVIDLPQQRAAE; this is encoded by the coding sequence ATGGAACGTCTGGCGTTTGCGCTGATGCTGTCCTTGGGGCTGGGATTATCGGCCTACAGCCTGGCCTGCGCGCTTGGATACGCGCCCTGGCTGACCTTGTCGGTGGCCTTCGGTCCATATGCTATTGACGATGCGGGGATGTACCTGCAGCTGTTGGTTTCGGGTTTCGCGCTGTCCTTGTGCTTTTTCCTGCCTGCGAACGCGCGGATGATGCGGCTTGAGACGTCGCACCGGAATTTCCACATGGGTATGCGCGACGTGGCGCGCGCCTACGCGGCCGCACACAAGGCCGACCGCGAAGGCGTGTTCACGCTGTCCTCGGAATTCGACTCGGTCCGCGAACGCATGGCGTTCCTTCGCGATCATCCCGACCTGTCCGATCTCGAACCGTCGGTTCTGGAACTCGCTGCGCAGATGAGCCACGTGAGCCGCGAACTGGCGCATGTCTATTCCGACCGAAACGTCGCCCGCGCCCGCGATTTCCTTTTGCAACGTCAACAGGAACTGGACGTCTTCAACAGCAAGATCGACGATGCCAAGGCCGTCGCCAACGACATGCGGCACTGGCTGAACCGGCTGGATACCGACGAAGCAGTGGCACGCGCCCAGCTGGAACGGGTCAGCGCGCAGATGACCGAACTGATGGCGGCCATCGATGCCCGCAAGGACGGCGCCGACAAGGGCTTTACCGCGCGCGACGACCAGCCCGCCGAGGACCGCGTCATCGACCTGCCCCAGCAGCGCGCGGCGGAATAG